The sequence ATGTGTGGACATTGGCCATCATTTCACAAACTTTGAACTTTGACGTGATTCATTTCCTGGacataactactccctccgtcccataaaaaactagcctagtaccggatgtgacacatcttagtactatgaatctggacattcATATGTCACATATGGTcctaaattagtttttttatgggatggagccAGTATCTAAATAATGTTTATTTTACCCTTGTTACTTAAGTACACTTGTTCTTCTCGAAGGTGCTCTGCATTCTGCAATATTTTGTTGTATCTCTTATATTATTATATCACAATTGATTCGTAGAGATAAGCAAGTCGGTACCATAGGCTGTAATGAATAAGCTAAAAAAAGTTTCTGTTTCAGACTTAAGATTCCTTTGGGtattaattcttttattttctgGCATGTGGCCTTTTTTCAGCTTGGATGAATGGAAAGCTATGTTACCAGAGGGATTGCCAGCCGGCATGATGAAGGAGTTTCAGGAGACAAGACGGTGTGCTGTGATGGTGAGAGAGAGCTTCCTAGACCTACGGGATAACTTCCGAAGAATTGTTGATCCAGCTATTGCTGCCAAACGAAAAGGTGTTTTGATACTTTTGCATGATTTTGTTTCAGTTGTTAAGATTGTACCTGACGAATTTGATCTTCATAGATCATTTTTATGTCATTTTACACATAGTATGCACAACGCTTGTATGATCTACCTTGCATACCTCTTTGGGTGTTTCTGAGATTTGCATGGTTAGTACCTGTTTAGTCCAGAATAAAAACTATTTTATCGGCATGTTTTGAATTTCTCTTAAGTTGAGTGCATTTTCCTTGTCTAAGTAGTATACATATCTGATATAAAATACTATCTGGTTTACACATATATTGTGGTACCATTACATTCAGAATATTGGTTTATGAACAACTCTCAACCATGTTTCCTGCTTTAAATGTCTTCAGATGCCAAAAGACAAATTGTATTAGATGGTCCCCGGAGCTGCGGTAAAAGCATTGCACTTGCAATGCTTGTCCACTGGGCACGTACTGAAGGATGGCTAGTATTTTATGTTCCACAAGGGAAGGATTGGTCACATGGAGGATTCTTCTATAGAAACACCTACAATGATCTCTTTGATACTCCAATACAGGCTGCAAAGATCTTACAGGTGCTAACCTCTATGTGATGTCCTCATCCATTCCCCCCTTGCTATTTATGGATCATGGATGTGAATACAACACATTACGACTATTTTCTGCaaaatttttaattagttaattcgTATATTTTTCCCTAAACTTGTCAAGTTTTTGCTAGTTTAGTTTCCTTGACTATAAGTATTGTTTTGATTGCATGGTTCACGATTAATTTTCGTACACCAACTGTTTTCTATGGTCAAGTCTTTTGTTTCACATCCAATCTTGTTTTTTATTCCATAATTTGTTTCTGGTAGAGTGGTGGTGTCCTTCCTCTGCATTTTAATTTCCCTATGATTTCATAAAGTGGGTCAACAAGATGCAAAATCTAAGGGTAACATAAGATTGTTTTGCACAATTTGTTTGCGGTTCAATGTTAACATAAGATTATTTGCACAATATATTTGCAATTCAATGTTTATTTACTACGTGTTGTGAAATTATTATGTGGTTGCTGTTATCATCAATTAATATTGTTCAGCAGATTGGTTATCTCAATTACCAATTACCAATAACATTGATAAAGaaactagaattttttttccctatgcCACTCTTATTTTTTGATGTTTTGGATCCTCCAGCACTTTGGCATAATTCTGTATGCTACTGGGTCATGAAAATCTTGCTTCTTTTTTCCACTTGGTTGGTTAGACATAGAAGATAACACTTTGCCCGCCACTTAATAGTCATTAGTTACTTTGTACGATGCTGATCTTCAATTCACGTGGAATGGGGAAATTGGGGGCAAACCCATGTAAACTTGGCCAAAACTGCCAAAAGAACGTATAAGTCAAATCAATGAAAAGTCCATCTCCAGTGCAGTCCAACTGAACCAAAAGTTTAGGTGTTCTATTGAATTGAATAAAAGCCCCCACCATGAATTCTTTTCCAGTGGTATCAGTTGATGGCATTGCTGCTGGGCATTCTCTGCTTTTGTGCAGGGGTGCAGCTGTCTTCATGTGCAAACATTCTGTTACGCTGCCACTGGCTGACAGGTTAGGTTGCATCATGAAGCCATGGTGATCTGTGTGCTGAACAAATCTAAGCAAAGGTAAAATGGTGGAGAAGGTAGTAGTAGGCATACAGCCACCGTAATACTAAGCAGAGCTACATAATGCAAAAGGCAACAGTAAAGAAGTACACACTCATTTTTAGCGAAAACTAATGCATGAAGGTCTTTATGAATGTAAATTTATGCATGTTCCATTAGGTTCTGTGCATGCTTTCCTTGTTACCCGTGGATCCATAGATTTTGTATTAAGCACAATAGTACATATGCCTAATGCTAGAGAGCAGACTATTTATGTGACAACAAATTTGTTGTTTGTCAACAGTCACATACGATGTGTAGCTAGGAGCCTGTTACTACTATATAAACTTGCTAGCTAAAACAACAATTTCTCAGCATCTGATTCTATTGATGTTTCAGGATTTCTTGAAGTACAATGAAAACCGCTTGCAGCAGTTACCATGTCAAATATTTGAGCCTATTCCCTTGGGGGAAGGTGCTGGTGTTGGAATGATGAAGGGGGCTGACACAGTGGAAATGCCTGAAGGTTCGACACTGTATGATCTCATTCAAACTGGGATAACACATTCGCATGCTTCAGTTGGTGTTGTAGTTCGTTTAAGGAAGGAATTGTCACTTGTGAAAGATGTTCCCGTATTATTTGCAATTGATCAGGTACAGTTAATGTTGAAGCCATACCATCCCATACCTACTACGACTTCTATATTCGATGCTCATCGAATCCAATATTTCTTTCCTTGCAGTATAATAGTTGGTTTACATTCAGTGAGTTCCAGGAACCGGTGACTGTTAGATCATGTCGGCCAATTCATGCAAAAGAGCTTACAATGGTTCGTTTCACCCTGAGCCACTCACACTatgttcaaatattttattgtaCTTTATTTAATATTATCCTTTGAAAGTAGTGAAAAAAGCATATTCTTTTTGCTTTCTTGGTTGGGATGGTCTAGAAACTTAGTTGATGTGTAGGTTATCTGGATCTGGGATACATAGTTATAATTTACTAGGAATTCACATATGATGTGCTCGTGGTTCTAATATGGGAAACAGAATTAATATTCCCAACTTGTCATCGTGCTCGTCATACATCACAACAGTTTTTTTTACTCCATTATTTAACCAGCTGTTTATAGTTGGAATCCTACACTAATTATGTGACATGTAGTCCTGCGAtatgtttttctcttcttgGTTTGATTCATACTTTTACACTGGTatgaatataattattttgttaTATTGAATGTTTCGCTCACTACTTCAACAGGTCAATGCTTATAGGCCAATGCTACACAATGATATGATGGTAGGAGCATTTTCACATTCAACTGCAGTTGGAAAATTACGACAGGACCTCCCAGATGTTCCATCAGATGCTCGTGTGATGTTTCCACGGTACACTGTAAATGAAGCTGAGACTGTCTGCCACTATTACATGAGGTATACTTAGTATAAAATCTTCATAAATTTATGTACTGATGGCGTTGGATTTCTGTCATGATTTGCATTGACATGTATTTACGCAACCTTCCAAGTTTGTTCCTTTTACAAACCATGAACATTGCAAATTTTTTGTTGGCCAGGCAAAAGATCATCAAGCGCGAAAATTTTTCAGAAGAGAAGTGGAAAAAGATTTATTATTTGTCAAATGGAAATGGCTCAGAGATGAGATGGCTTGCTGCCTTTATCTGAGTTCTGAGGTAGGGAACTCTCGACATTACTTACTCAGGAATGATCTGCAATCACATAACTTGGTGCATCAGCTTTTGGATGAGATTTGCCCTTCATTTGAAATCCCTTGCAAGTAATTCCTTCTTCTTGTTTGCACCTTTTCGTGCAGTTTCTCATACCCGGATTGCTTctgccaaagaaaaaaaaccaattgagTTCAAGCAGGCTGTGCAGGTTTTAAACTGAAGCCATCCATTGTTGTATACTTGCAGTACACATCTTATAAAACTCGTAGGAGCAAGGTGCTACCTAATGACGGttctatgatttttttatttctacccCAGTAATTTGAAGTGCGAGCAATTTTGGCAGCAGCATAAAAATTTCACCCATGTGCCTGACGACGACGTTGATGTGTACTGAGTAGGAATGTAGTAGGATTCACTCAACAAGCCAGAACTCAAGTTTGTGACGCAGTTCTGCCCATTTATATTTGATGAATTTTGAGGTGCCTTGCTTAGTGACGCAGGACACAATAAGAACTGGCTGCTCTTAACTTTCTTTCTGGTACAGCTTtcatttactctttttttttatcaaatactGTTGCTGTTTGCGATCGTTTTGGACTGTGTTATTACTGTGTTAAATGGATTTTGAGTGTTACACAGATGTTCAATTAGCGCCAACCTGTTAACGCAACCAACTAATGTTAGTTTTACCATTCCCAACACCCGAAGCTTATCATATTGATTGACAGTATCACCTGAAAGCTTTCGTCTCAGTTCTTTTCGGTTGTTTCACTTCTCTTTATCTTGTTGAAAAGTGAGTGTATCTTTAATTGTTCACTGCGATATAGCAACATGTTCATCCAGTTATCAACTACTTTCCGTAATCTTTGGCTAGTTTAACATCTTTTATTAAAAGTACTTGTCGTAATCTTTGGCTAGTTTAACATCTTTTAGATTCATCATAAGAAATACTTtgataatatataatttacatatCGTTAAACTACATGTATTTCCCAAAAATAGCACAAATCGGGAACGCCTAGTAGTAATTTGAAACTTAAGTAGGATCTACAAAATTCATTCATCACTGAAACCCGATTAGacgaaacttctgaaaactgaAACACGCACTTCTGCGATATTGCTTAAAAT is a genomic window of Oryza glaberrima chromosome 7, OglaRS2, whole genome shotgun sequence containing:
- the LOC127780623 gene encoding uncharacterized protein LOC127780623, which encodes MLLRSLLRRAAVAATATAAGGGVGVGARATTGRADPPAALASLLVASRSYAKAKGGGKPAGATSNRGKVRAKDPRGVASEEGAAGEFEGGGGGAGGGDDLDVEFELPTDPMPPTYDPALDVGPGGRPLFAFTDTFASFSRRDANAYVDFTLDEWKAMLPEGLPAGMMKEFQETRRCAVMVRESFLDLRDNFRRIVDPAIAAKRKDAKRQIVLDGPRSCGKSIALAMLVHWARTEGWLVFYVPQGKDWSHGGFFYRNTYNDLFDTPIQAAKILQDFLKYNENRLQQLPCQIFEPIPLGEGAGVGMMKGADTVEMPEGSTLYDLIQTGITHSHASVGVVVRLRKELSLVKDVPVLFAIDQYNSWFTFSEFQEPVTVRSCRPIHAKELTMVNAYRPMLHNDMMVGAFSHSTAVGKLRQDLPDVPSDARVMFPRYTVNEAETVCHYYMRQKIIKRENFSEEKWKKIYYLSNGNGSEMRWLAAFI